One Nicotiana sylvestris chromosome 12, ASM39365v2, whole genome shotgun sequence genomic window carries:
- the LOC104244212 gene encoding ras-related protein RABE1a-like: protein MAAPPARARADYDYLIKLLLIGDSGVGKSCLLLRFSDGSFTTSFITTIGIDFKIRTIELDGKRIKLQIWDTAGQERFRTITTAYYRGAMGILLVYDVTDESSFNNIRNWIRNIEQHASDNVNKILVGNKADMDESKRAVPTSKGQALADEYGIKFFETSAKTNMNVEEVFFSIARDIKQRLAESDNRAEPQTISINQADQGAGGAQTAQKSACCGS from the exons ATGGCTGCTCCACCTGCTAGAGCTCGTGCCGACTACGATTACCTCATCAAACTTCTATTGATCGGCGACAGCG GTGTGGGTAAGAGTTGCCTCCTTTTACGTTTCTCAGATGGCTCCTTCACCACCAGTTTTATCACCACTATTGG TATTGATTTCAAGATAAGGACCATAGAACTTGATGGCAAACGAATCAAACTGCAAATTTGGGATACTGCTGGCCAGGAGCGGTTCCGAACAATTACAACAG CTTACTACCGTGGAGCCATGGGTATCTTGCTGGTATATGATGTGACTGACGAGTCATCGTTTAACA ACATCAGGAATTGGATACGAAACATTGAACAACACGCTTCTGACAATGTCAATAAAATACTCGTGGGAAACAAGGCAGATATGGATGAAAGCAAACGG GCTGTTCCTACATCCAAGGGTCAAGCGCTAGCTGatgaatatggcattaaattctTTGAGACA AGTGCCAAGACAAATATGAATGTTGAGGAGGTTTTCTTTTCAATAGCTCGGGATATAAAGCAAAGACTTGCTGAATCTGACAATAGAGCTGAG CCTCAGACCATCAGCATTAATCAAGCCGACCAGGGAGCAGGAGGTGCTCAAACTGCCCAAAAATCAGCTTGCTGTGGTTCATAA